From the genome of Geobacter sp. SVR, one region includes:
- a CDS encoding IPT/TIG domain-containing protein, with product MDGHMQSMSRIVGVGILLFLWFSGAAPGVAETEPAQRQRANTQVSQPAAVPVSILSIIPVQAEPQARVMLFGSGFGESATVFLGGTEIPAKITDGRQAEFNIPPQLEPGLYALYLKRSDGNIGRPYNFTVLPLRPVLSGLTPDQINSCAQGREREVTALGRNFTERSQLFFDGAAIRSRFISPGEIVFSVPQVAGGLHHVMVKDTPENASVTQGLTIETRPEITQVTVGTEYVNYYELLVEGRNFNQDSSIYVDGQRIGGPSRQESGERERVIYIDCGHLVYLRFPYSPVNKDFRLQVVSRNGEGSQVVTVTAP from the coding sequence ATGGACGGGCATATGCAGAGCATGAGCAGGATTGTCGGAGTCGGTATTCTGTTGTTCCTTTGGTTCAGCGGTGCCGCTCCGGGCGTTGCGGAAACGGAGCCTGCACAACGGCAGAGAGCCAACACTCAAGTATCGCAGCCGGCCGCAGTGCCGGTCAGCATTCTCAGTATCATACCGGTCCAGGCTGAACCGCAGGCGCGGGTAATGCTGTTCGGCTCCGGCTTTGGAGAGTCTGCCACCGTTTTTCTGGGGGGCACCGAGATCCCGGCGAAGATCACCGATGGTCGTCAGGCCGAATTCAACATCCCCCCCCAACTGGAACCCGGGCTGTACGCCCTGTATCTCAAGCGGTCCGATGGAAATATCGGGCGGCCATACAACTTCACGGTTCTGCCGCTCCGTCCTGTCCTGAGCGGGCTCACGCCCGACCAGATCAACTCCTGCGCCCAGGGCAGAGAGCGTGAGGTAACGGCACTGGGCCGGAATTTCACGGAACGCTCCCAGCTGTTCTTCGACGGCGCCGCCATCAGAAGCCGCTTCATTTCGCCCGGGGAGATCGTATTTTCCGTGCCGCAGGTGGCAGGGGGGCTGCACCACGTCATGGTGAAGGATACGCCGGAAAATGCCTCGGTAACGCAGGGGCTGACAATCGAGACCCGGCCGGAGATCACGCAGGTGACGGTGGGGACCGAATATGTCAATTATTACGAATTGCTGGTAGAAGGAAGAAACTTCAACCAGGATTCTTCGATCTATGTGGATGGCCAGCGCATCGGCGGTCCGAGCCGTCAGGAGAGCGGAGAGCGTGAGAGGGTGATCTATATCGACTGCGGTCACCTTGTCTATCTGAGATTTCCCTATTCGCCGGTCAACAAGGATTTCCGCCTTCAGGTGGTGAGCCGCAACGGGGAGGGGAGCCAGGTTGTGACCGTCACCGCCCCGTAA